Proteins from a genomic interval of Candidatus Dormiibacterota bacterium:
- a CDS encoding AzlD domain-containing protein, with the protein MAGPLALALVLGLASLSFLMRATGPFLPNLPSAVTERTAGLAPALLAALVAIQLTGPNGLVHLDVKVPAVLLAAVLAALRAPFIVCVIAGALVAALLRALFHLN; encoded by the coding sequence ATGGCTGGCCCGCTAGCGCTGGCGCTGGTGCTGGGGCTCGCCAGCCTTTCGTTCCTCATGCGGGCAACGGGACCGTTTCTGCCGAACTTGCCATCCGCGGTGACGGAGCGGACGGCTGGGCTGGCGCCCGCACTGCTCGCGGCGCTCGTCGCGATCCAGCTCACCGGCCCAAACGGACTGGTGCACCTGGATGTCAAGGTGCCGGCGGTCTTGCTGGCCGCCGTGCTGGCCGCGCTGCGAGCCCCCTTTATCGTCTGCGTCATCGCCGGCGCTCTGGTCGCCGCGCTGCTACGGGCGCTCTTCCACCTCAACTGA
- a CDS encoding AzlC family ABC transporter permease produces MARMRAGRSTREILQAAVPIALAVFVFGASFGVLAVAAHLPAWSVVLMSALVFAGSAQFAALGVIVAGGGVLAAIFAGALLNLRFIATGIAVARSLPGGRLVRSLLAQLSIDESYAMSVRAGAPGRPDGRTLLVTGACLYAVWVVGTLIGVLFGPVLGDPKRFGLDAAFPAAFVALLWPLLSGRHAVRCAIAGAVVALVLAPFTPPGVPLAGAAVVGLWLAR; encoded by the coding sequence ATGGCGAGAATGCGAGCCGGCCGGTCGACGAGAGAAATCCTCCAAGCCGCCGTTCCCATCGCCCTCGCCGTGTTCGTCTTTGGCGCCTCATTCGGTGTGCTCGCGGTGGCGGCGCACCTGCCCGCATGGTCCGTGGTGCTGATGTCGGCGTTGGTCTTTGCCGGGTCGGCCCAGTTCGCGGCCCTCGGTGTGATTGTCGCCGGTGGCGGTGTCCTGGCGGCGATCTTCGCCGGCGCTCTCCTCAACCTCCGTTTCATCGCCACCGGCATCGCGGTGGCGCGCTCGCTGCCTGGCGGTCGACTCGTACGGTCGTTGCTGGCGCAGCTGTCGATCGATGAGAGCTATGCGATGTCGGTTCGCGCCGGCGCGCCCGGCCGGCCCGACGGCCGGACGTTGCTGGTGACGGGCGCTTGCCTCTACGCCGTCTGGGTCGTCGGAACGCTGATAGGCGTGCTCTTCGGCCCGGTTCTGGGTGACCCCAAGCGGTTCGGGCTCGATGCGGCGTTCCCAGCCGCCTTCGTCGCGTTGCTCTGGCCGTTGCTCTCGGGGCGGCACGCCGTGCGCTGCGCGATCGCTGGGGCCGTCGTCGCTCTGGTCCTTGCGCCCTTCACTCCGCCGGGGGTACCCCTGGCGGGCGCCGCCGTGGTTGGGTTATGGCTGGCCCGCTAG